A single genomic interval of Littorina saxatilis isolate snail1 linkage group LG17, US_GU_Lsax_2.0, whole genome shotgun sequence harbors:
- the LOC138953483 gene encoding lysophospholipase-like protein 1 isoform X1 — protein sequence MDTSVAEWFSLQTVPQTGAKCTASLILLHGSKSTGERLRNSIKTALGEELTFSHIRILYPTAPLRAYTQANGEPSHVWFDRLTISLAGTDHEESVDTMATKLGQLIDAEVKSGIPLHRIVIGGYSMGGTMALHLGYRFYPQVTGVLVMGNFLYSDSCLYTALEKRDTSSIRLPPLKMFHAEQDQIVPLTWGKVTFNKLTSLGVKGDFVILSNQGHSMNTPLADSARNWIANILPRE from the exons ATGGATACCTCCGTGGCCGAGTGGTTTTCACTTCAGACGGTACCACAGACTGGGGCAAAATGCACAGCCTCCCTTATTCTTCTTCATGGTTCAA AAAGCACAGGAGAACGTCTTCGCAATTCCATCAAGACCGCTCTTGGGGAAGAGCTGACCTTTTCTCACATTCGTATTCTTTATCCCACTGCACCTCTAAG AGCCTACACACAGGCAAATGGGGAGCCAAGTCACGTGTGGTTTGACCGCCTCACCATTTCATTGGCTGGAACTGACCATGAGGAGTCTGTGGATACCATGGCAACGAAACTAGGACAATTGATCGATGCAGAGGTTAAATCTGGCATACCTCTGCACAGAATTGTCATCG GTGGATATTCTATGGGTGGAACCATGGCTCTTCACCTTGGGTACCGCTTCTACCCTCAGGTGACAGGTGTCCTGGTCATGGGCAACTTTCTCTACAGCGATTCTTGCCTTTACACG gcTTTAGAAAAGAGAGATACTTcatcaattcgccttccacccCTGAAGATGTTTCACGCGGAGCAAGACCAGATCGTGCCCTTGACGTGGGGCAAGGTCACCTTCAACAAGCTGACGTCACTGGGGGTCAAAGGAGATTTTGTCATCCTTTCTAACCAAGGACACTCCATGAACACGCCTTTGGCGGACTCTGCCAGAAACTGGATTGCTAACATTCTTCCGAGGGAATAA
- the LOC138953483 gene encoding lysophospholipase-like protein 1 isoform X2 produces the protein MHSLPYSSSWFKYESTGERLRNSIKTALGEELTFSHIRILYPTAPLRAYTQANGEPSHVWFDRLTISLAGTDHEESVDTMATKLGQLIDAEVKSGIPLHRIVIGGYSMGGTMALHLGYRFYPQVTGVLVMGNFLYSDSCLYTALEKRDTSSIRLPPLKMFHAEQDQIVPLTWGKVTFNKLTSLGVKGDFVILSNQGHSMNTPLADSARNWIANILPRE, from the exons ATGCACAGCCTCCCTTATTCTTCTTCATGGTTCAAGTATG AAAGCACAGGAGAACGTCTTCGCAATTCCATCAAGACCGCTCTTGGGGAAGAGCTGACCTTTTCTCACATTCGTATTCTTTATCCCACTGCACCTCTAAG AGCCTACACACAGGCAAATGGGGAGCCAAGTCACGTGTGGTTTGACCGCCTCACCATTTCATTGGCTGGAACTGACCATGAGGAGTCTGTGGATACCATGGCAACGAAACTAGGACAATTGATCGATGCAGAGGTTAAATCTGGCATACCTCTGCACAGAATTGTCATCG GTGGATATTCTATGGGTGGAACCATGGCTCTTCACCTTGGGTACCGCTTCTACCCTCAGGTGACAGGTGTCCTGGTCATGGGCAACTTTCTCTACAGCGATTCTTGCCTTTACACG gcTTTAGAAAAGAGAGATACTTcatcaattcgccttccacccCTGAAGATGTTTCACGCGGAGCAAGACCAGATCGTGCCCTTGACGTGGGGCAAGGTCACCTTCAACAAGCTGACGTCACTGGGGGTCAAAGGAGATTTTGTCATCCTTTCTAACCAAGGACACTCCATGAACACGCCTTTGGCGGACTCTGCCAGAAACTGGATTGCTAACATTCTTCCGAGGGAATAA